The following coding sequences lie in one Spinacia oleracea cultivar Varoflay chromosome 1, BTI_SOV_V1, whole genome shotgun sequence genomic window:
- the LOC110776049 gene encoding uncharacterized protein, whose protein sequence is MDIIDNDGRDFHAWMDKDMTVYFDGFPLLFKEEETITLLLSLQVGFCECDKYVDDLTLNPCIYVHHGGEWVVQGDMVYSGGRVDVFDYIHENADGKYVKELVDSLGYNDIEKVHFWDPRKEFKNGVRFLGFDSSTCDPFLALLFEYKSIHIYIEHKIKPTYNFNLNRSEGGGGGRGSFLELLNTDVVDLNSDYVEPPFTVLPPKQTETQPEPQPEPQIQPQNVPQPEIDYDSEGTDEDDDELATARSKISDDMRREKAYLEELVMLKKLAESKVEGGLNLGDDFDGYSDLDSPSESEDEDDVGYLVAPQHHKRGRGKQKQNNTETEEREATFYVGQQFENPKTFRKAIIDYSIDKGRNIPFSKNDSTRVCAECEHKDKGCKWRIWASWERGRRSFTVKTFVSEHTCGRTPIIKKMTSHWIAEHYQNLFKGIRVSKDKAARARRRGQALIVGEYKEQYALLPRYAAEILRSNPGNTVKLKLDANVFDRLYLCFEALRKGFLAGCRPFISLDGCFLKGPFGGQLLVAVGRDGNNQMFPLAWAVCEVESTDTWSWFLELLATDLGTSEGAGYTFMSDQQKGLLAAVSNVFPQAESRVCARHVYCNFRGVFGGGLEYRKQFWTIAKSNTVNHFNENIEVMRGISHEAAEDLLKRNYKKWCRAFYTPLSCCDSVDNNMSEVFNAYILSARHKPIITMLEDIREGLMERLHKKRDFIGKKEIMLCPRIQIQLEKHKILARGWNAYWDGGFFYGVREGATQVKYVVDLNQHTCSCNAWQVSGIPCKHAIVAIWNKVDHPEQYVNAYFCKQTYMKAYEFLLEPLNGPQEWPTSDSIVVAPKVKKVNGRPKTKRRYGVGEVTASGKLKRTGCSMKCSLCGVIGHNKRGCKNAPKQQQHSNNHATAEQTTPQQQHPRTSSAIPMHNRGVGIYTYPNGYQRIATPISQHFPTPQRQRPPAAFYSDHGGEQTIYSFPAHDFPLSQTQPSQGHTISSQALQDLAMARRLEKRP, encoded by the exons ATGGACATCATTGACAATGATGGCCGTGACTTCCACGCCTGGATGGACAAGGACATGACCGTCTACTTTGACGGCTTCCCCCTCCTTTTCAAGGAGGAGGA gaCAATTACATTACTACTGTCATTGCAAGTAGGTTTTTGTGAATGTGACAAAT ATGTTGATGATTTGACTTTGAACCCTTGCATATATGTGCATCATGGTGGTGAATGGGTTGTGCAAGGTGATATGGTTTATAGTGGGGGGAGGGTGGATGTCTTTGATTACATCCATGAGAATGCAGATGGCAAATATGTTAAGGAATTAGTGGATAGTTTAGGTTATAATGATATAGAGAAAGTACATTTCTGGGACCCTAGGAAAGAATTCAAGAATGGGGTtaggtttttaggttttgataGTAGTACTTGTGACCCTTTCTTAGCTTTACTCTTTGAATACAAAAGCATTCATATATACATTGAACATAAAATCAAACCCACCTACAACTTTAACCTAAACAGGAGTGAAGGAGGGGGAGGAGGGAGAGGTAGCTTCCTTGAGTTGTTGAATACTGATGTGGTTGActtaaattctgattatgtggAACCACCTTTTACAGTACTCCCACCCAAACAAACTGAAACTCAACCTGAACCTCAACCTGAACCTCAAATTCAACCTCAAAATGTGCCTCAAcctgaaattgattatgattcaGAGGGTacagatgaagatgatgatgagttaGCCACTGCTAGGTCTAAGATATCTGATGATATGAGAAGGGAAAAGGCTTATTTGGAGGAGTTAGTAATGCTGAAAAAACTAGCAGAAAGTAAAGTAGAAGGTGGTCTGAATTTGGGGGATGACTTTGATGGATACAGTGACTTAGACAGCCCTAGTGAGTCAGAAGATGAGGATGATGTTGGTTACTTAGTTGCACCACAACACCATAAGAGGGGGAGAGGGAAACAGAAGCAAAACAACACTGAAACTGAAGAGAGGGAAGCCACTTTTTATGTTGGGCAACAGTTTGAGAATCCAAAGACATTTAGGAAAGcaatcatagattattcaattgATAAAGGAAGAAACATTCCATTTTCTAAAAATGATTCCACTAGGGTTTGTGCAGAGTGTGAGCACAAAGATAAAGGTTGTAAATGGAGAATTTGGGCTTCATGGGAGAGAGGAAGAAGGTCATTTACAGTGAAAACATTTGTCAGTGAGCACACTTGTGGTAGGACACCTATCATTAAGAAGATGACTTCACATTGGATTGCAGAACACTACCAGAATCTGTTTAAG GGTATAAGGGTGAGCAAAGACAAGGCTGCCAGGGCTAGGAGAAGGGGTCAAGCACTCATTGTTGGTGAATACAAAGAGCAGTATGCATTACTCCCAAGGTATGCAGCTGAGATACTAAGAAGCAATCCAGGGAACACAGTGAAGTTGAAGTTGGATGCAAATGTGTTTGACAGACTGTATTTGTGTTTTGAGGCACTTAGGAAAGGGTTCTTGGCAGGATGCAGACCTTTCATATCACTTGATGGATGTTTCTTAAAGGGACCATTTGGGGGTCAATTGTTAGTAGCAGTAGGGAGGGATGGAAACAATCAAATGTTCCCTTTGGCTTGGGCTGTTTGTGAGGTTGAGAGCACTGACACATGGAGTTGGTTTCTAGAACTTCTAGCTACTGATTTAGGCACTAGTGAAGGAGCAGGGTACACTTTCATGTCTGACCAACAAAAGGGTTTACTTGCTGCTGTGTCAAATGTGTTTCCACAAGCTGAAAGTAGGGTGTGTGCAAGGCATGTGTACTGTAACTTTAGgggagtgtttggaggtggtTTAGAGTACAGAAAACAATTTTGGACTATTGCAAAAAGCAACACAGTAAATCACTTCAATGAAAACATTGAAgtaatgaggggtatttcacaTGAAGCTGCTGAAGACCTACTGAAAAGGAACTACAAGAAATGGTGTAGGGCATTCTACACTCCATTATCTTGTTGTGACAGTGTAGACAACAACATGAGTGAGGTGTTTAATGCATACATCTTGAGTGCAAGGCACAAGCCTATTATTACCATGTTGGAAGATATCAGAGAGGGTTTGATGGAAAGACTGCATAAGAAAAGAGATTTCATTGGGAAAAAGGAGATAATGTTGTGTCCTAGGATCCAAATTCAGTTAGAGAAACACAAAATTTTGGCTAGGGGTTGGAATGCATACTGGGATGGTGGGTTTTTCTATGGAGTAAGAGAAGGTGCAACACAGGTTAAGTATGTGGTGGATCTGAACCAACATACTTGCAGTTGCAATGCATGGCaggtgagtgggattccatgcaaacatgcaattgttgctatatggaataaagtagaccACCCAGAACAATATGTCAATGCATATTTCTGCAAACAGACCTACATGAAGGCATATGAATTTTTGTTAGAGCCTTTAAATGGTCCTCAAGAGTGGCCTACTTCTGATAGCATTGTTGTGGCTCCAAAGGTGAAAAAGGTCAATGGAAGACCTAAAACAAAGAGGAGATATGGTGTTGGAGAGGTAACTGCATCTGGTAAGCTGAAGAGAACAGGTTGTTCTATGAAATGCAGCTTATGTGGTGTGATAGGCCACAACAAAAGGGGTTGCAAGAATGCCcctaagcaacaacaacacagcaacaaTCATGCTACTGCAGAGCAGACCACACCACAGCAACAACACCCAAGAACCAGTTCAGCTATACCAATGCACAATAGGGGTGTGGGTATTTATACCTACCCAAATGGGTATCAAAGAATAGCTACT CCTATATCACAACACTTCCCCACACCACAGAGGCAAAGACCTCCTGCAGCTTTCTATTCTGATCATGGGGGTGAGCAAACCATCTACTCCTTCCCTGCACATGACTTCCCATTGTCACAGACTCAACCAAGTCAAGGACACACAATATCAAGCCAAGCATTGCAGGATCTTGCAATGGCTAGAAGATTAGAAAAAAGACCATGA